From Opisthocomus hoazin isolate bOpiHoa1 chromosome 10, bOpiHoa1.hap1, whole genome shotgun sequence, a single genomic window includes:
- the RHCG gene encoding ammonium transporter Rh type C isoform X2, producing the protein MIFVGFGFLMMFLKRYGFGAVGFNFLVAAFGIQWALLMQGWFHSFKSGKILIGVENLINADFCVGSVCIAFGAILGKTSPIQILVMALFQVPLFAVNEYILLNLLHVKDAGGSMTIHTFGAYFGLTVTRILYRPNLEQSKDKQGSVYHSDLFAMIGTLYLWTYWPSFNSAISNHGDAQHRAAINTYCSLAACVLTTMAFSSMLQKKGKLDMVHIQNATLAGGVAVGTSAEMMLTPYGSLIVGSICGIVTTVGYVYFTPFLESRLHIQDTCGIHNLHAMPGLIGGIVGAITAAAATEDVYGKEGFIQAFDFTGQYRTRTPSVQGGFQAAGIMVSLLMAFAGGALVGAVLKLPIWGDAAAENCFEDGIYWEVPEDEEGDAYHMHNPDKPASP; encoded by the exons ATGATCTTTGTGGGCTTTGGCTTCCTCATGATGTTCCTCAAGCGTTATGGATTTGGAGCTGTGGGTTTCAATTTCCTCGTTGCTGCCTTTGGGATCCAGTGGGCTCTCCTGATGCAAGGCTGGTTCCACTCTTTCAAGAGTGGGAAGATCCTCATCGGAGTGGAGAA CCTGATCAATGCTGATTTCTGTGTGGGCTCTGTGTGCATTGCCTTTGGGGCCATCCTGGGCAAAACCAGCCCCATACAGATCCTCGTCATGGCTTTGTTTCAAGTCCCTCTCTTCGCGGTGAACGAGTACATCCTCCTCAACCTGCTTCAC GTTAAGGACGCAGGTGGCTCCATGACCATTCACACCTTTGGAGCCTACTTTGGCCTCACAGTGACACGCATCCTATACAGACCCAACCTGGAGCAAAGTAAGGACAAGCAGGGCTCCGTGTACCACTCCGACCTCTTCGCTATGATCG GCACCCTGTATCTATGGACCTACTGGCCCAGTTTTAACTCAGCCATTTCTAATCATGGAGATGCCCAGCACCGGGCTGCCATAAACACGTACTGCTCGCTGGCCGCTTGCGTCCTCACCACAATGGCCTTCTCCAGCATGCTGCAGAAGAAAGGCAAGCTTGACATG GTCCACATCCAGAACGCAACGCTGGCGGGCGGCGTGGCCGTGGGCACCAGTGCGGAGATGATGCTGACTCCATATGGCTCCCTCATTGTCGGGTCCATCTGTGGCATCGTGACCACGGTGGGGTATGTCTACTTCACG CCTTTTTTGGAGTCCAGGTTGCACATCCAGGACACGTGCGGCATCCACAACCTCCACGCCATGCCGGGCCTTATTGGGGGCATTGTGGGGGCCatcactgcagctgcagccacagaggatGTCTATGGAAAGGAAGG CTTTATCCAGGCGTTTGACTTCACTGGGCAGTACCGGACGCGGACGCCCAGCGTCCAAGGCGGGTTCCAGGCGGCCGGCATCATGGTGTCTCTGCTGATGGCTTTCGCCGGGGGGGCCCTTGTGG GGGCCGTCCTGAAGCTGCCGATCTGGGGCGACGCCGCCGCCGAGAACTGCTTCGAGGACGGCATTTACTGGGAG GTGCCGGAGGACGAGGAGGGCGACGCGTACCACATGCACAACCCCGACAAGCCCGCCTCTCCCTga